In the Oryza glaberrima chromosome 6, OglaRS2, whole genome shotgun sequence genome, one interval contains:
- the LOC127775757 gene encoding nudix hydrolase 21, chloroplastic-like, translating into MAAVMVARQGRELQRYSDNTGGRMVVGCIPYRVRGDGGGVEVLVISSQKKGAAAGDVVMFPKGGWELDESVDEAARREALEEAGVLGEIGASLGRWCYRSRRYDATYEGFVFPLRVTDELDRWPEMAARRRSWVSPQQAMDRCPHWWMREALQRFADLFPQPTPLSLL; encoded by the coding sequence atggcggcggtgatggtggcgaGGCAGGGGAGGGAGCTGCAGAGGTACAGCGACAACACGGGGGGGAGGATGGTGGTGGGGTGCATCCCGTACAGGGtgaggggcgacggcggcggggtggaggtGCTCGTGATCAGCTCGCAGAagaagggcgccgccgccggcgacgtggtgATGTTCCCCAAGGGCGGGTGGGAGCTGGACGAGTCCGtggacgaggcggcgcggcgggaggCCCTGGAGGAGGCCGGGGTGCTCGGCGAGATCGGCGCCTCGCTGGGGCGGTGGTGCTACCGGAGCCGCCGCTACGACGCCACCTACGAGGGCTTCGTCTTCCCGCTCCGGGTCACCGACGAGCTCGACCGGTGGCCGGAGATGGCGGCCAGGCGCCGCAGCTGGGTCTCCCCGCAGCAGGCCATGGACCGGTGCCCGCACTGGTGGATGCGCGAGGCCCTCCAGCGATTCGCCGACCTCTTCCCCCAACCCACGCCGTTGTCCCTCTtgtag
- the LOC127776366 gene encoding protein CHROMATIN REMODELING 35-like yields MYYRRQRKASSEANANVFMPGGPNDISFPASNRDHDWGYGGVGKEWEASYARKLQLMNFLSSLHQRTANPLVTTRMDANMDTPLEQKQKDSSAIIVLDSDDEDGYTEGCEQLTSENNKQQAPSGLTSPYTTWIVSSAKDQVNGTLHVDGVQSTQIVPYYGQNAPLINQFPLQTSWQPSIQYERVILQKRPEEQRVQDLVAASHAEKIAETQVLLTLPTLPNERKRRKTEPTTLVDVDGGTNLGKRKRKNHQNQAAVDSNLDLQQNDVPSQSYRTMIEEEKPVKESDGLEDLWKDFSLAAECTKLDTNEDMSNEKDVDDENEMDDDCNHDIRIHEDLGHVCRICGMIVRKAETIIDYQWKKASRTRTNYYESRSKDADEIDTGAVKVSEDFIVSDIAIHPRHAKQMRPHQLEGFSFLVKNLVGDKPGGCILAHAPGSGKTFMLISFIQSFLAKYPSARPLVVLPKGILGTWKREFQRWQVEDIPLYDFYSVKADKRVEQLEVLKSWEAQMSILFLGYKQFSRIICGDGDGNIAAACRDRLLMVPNLLILDEGHTPRNRETDVLASLKRVQTPRKVVLSGTLFQNHVSEVFNILDLVRPKFLKMESSRPIARRIMSQVAISGIRSLKGVHDSAFTESVEDTLLNDDNFTRKAHVIRSLRELTKDVLHYYKGDILDELPGLVDFSVFLKLSTKQKEIVHKIEAYEKFKRSAVGTALYIHPCLSEISEGDAADRASNLTDATVDSLIESIIIKDGVKAKFFFNILSLANSAGEKLLAFSQYILPMKFLERLLVKRLGWHVGKEIFMISGDTSADDREVAMDQFNNSADAKVLFGSIKACGEGISLVGASRVIILDVHLNPSVTRQAIGRAFRPGQQKKVFVYRLVAADSPEVKFHETAFKKEVIPKLWFEWSELCTTEDFKLNQVDIDDSEDELLEANAIRQDIKALYRR; encoded by the exons ATGTATTACCGCAGGCAAAGGAAGGCTTCTTCTGAGGCCAATGCCAATGTGTTTATGCCTGGGGGTCCAAATGATATCTCATTTCCTGCATCAAATAGGGATCATGATTGGGGATATGGCGGTGTTGGCAAAGAATGGGAAGCTAGTTATGCTCGCAAACTCCAGTTGATGAATTTTCTTTCTTCACTGCATCAACGCACTGCAAATCCTTTGGTAACCACTAGAATGGATGCTAACATGGACACTCCTTTGGAGCAAAAACAGAAGGACAGCTCAGCAATAATAGTTCTTGATTCCGATGATGAGGACGGATATACGGAAGGATGTGAACAGCTCACATCTGAGAACAATAAACAACAGGCACCATCTGGACTCACTAGTCCTTACACGACATGGATTGTATCCAGTGCGAAAGACCAAGTAAATGGAACCTTGCATGTTGATGGAGTCCAAAGCACTCAAATTGTTCCATATTATGGTCAAAATGCACCGTTAATAAATCAGTTCCCTTTGCAAACCAGCTGGCAACCATCTATCCAATATGAAAGGGTTATATTGCAGAAAAGACCTGAGGAGCAACGCGTTCAAGATCTGGTG GCAGCAAGCCATGCAGAGAAGATAGCAGAAACACAAGTTCTCCTTACTCTTCCTACTCTTCCTAATGAGAGAAAACGAAGGAAAACAGAACCCACCACCCTGGTAGATGTTGATGGTGGAACTAacctaggaaaaagaaaaaggaaaaatcatcaaaatcaaGCAGCAGTTGATTCAAACTTggatttgcaacaaaatgatGTTCCTTCACAAAGCTACAGGACTATGATAGAAGAGGAGAAACCTGTAAAAGAAAGTGATGGTCTCGAGGATCTTTGGAAAGATTTTTCATTGGCTGCTGAATGTACAAAG CTTGATACAAATGAAGACATGTCCAATGAAAAAGATGTGGATGATGAAAATGAGATGGATGACGACTGCAATCATGACATTCGAATTCATGAAGATCTAGGCCACGTATGCCGTATTTGTGGCATGATTGTTAGAAAGGCTGAAACAATAATTGATTATCAGTGGAAAAAG GCTTCAAGGACAAGAACAAATTACTATGAATCACGTTCAAAGGATGCTGATGAGATTGATACTGGTGCTGTTAAAGTTTCTGAAGATTTCATTGTCTCTGATATTGCCATTCATCCAAGACATGCGAAGCAAATGAGACCACATCAGTTGGAAGGATTCAGCTTCCTGGTCAAGAATCTAGTGGGAGACAAACCTGGAGGTTGCATTCTAGCTCATGCTCCTGGTTCAGGGAAGACATTTATGCTCATAAGTTTCATTCAAAGCTTCTTAGCAAAGTATCCTTCTGCAAGGCCCCTTGTAGTGCTTCCGAAAGGGATTTTAGGTACTTGGAAGAGGGAGTTTCAGCGGTGGCAAGTGGAGGACATACCACTATATGATTTCTATTCTGTTAAGGCTGACAAAAGAGTAGAGCAACTGGAAGTCCTCAAATCTTGGGAAGCCCAGATGAGCATACTATTTCTTGGATACAAGCAGTTCTCACGAATCATCTGTGGTGATGGAGATGGAAACATTGCAGCTGCGTGTCGGGACAGGCTGCTTATGGTACCCAACCTACTTATATTAGATGAGGGTCATACACCAAGAAATCGGGAGACAGATGTACTGGCATCACTAAAAAGAGTCCAAACACCACGCAAAGTGGTCCTGTCTGGTACACTTTTCCAGAACCACGTTTCGGAAGTGTTTAACATCTTGGACCTTGTGCGCCCTAAGTTTCTCAAGATGGAATCATCCCGTCCTATTGCTAGACGTATAATGAGTCAGGTAGCAATATCAGGTATCAGGAGTTTAAAAGGGGTTCATGACAGTGCATTCACTGAGTCAGTGGAAGACACCCTGCTGAACGATGACAACTTCACTAGAAAAGCCCATGTTATTAGAAGTCTTAGAGAATTAACAAAAGATGTGCTTCACTATTACAAGGGTGATATCTTAGATGAACTACCTGGCCTAGTGGATTTTAGTGTGTTTTTGAAACTCAGTACCAAGCAGAAAGAAATTGTTCACAAGATAGAAGCCTATGAGAAGTTCAAAAGAAGTGCAGTGGGGACTGCATTGTACATTCATCCCTGCCTGTCAGAAATTTCAGAGGGTGATGCTGCAGATAGGGCGAGCAACTTGACAGATGCCACTGTTGACAGCTTGATTGAGTCTATCATCATTAAAGATGGGGTGAAAGccaagtttttctttaacaTTCTGTCTCTTGCTAACTCTGCAGGAGAGAAGTTGCTTGCCTTCAGTCAATATATACTTCCCATGAAATTTTTGGAAAGGTTGTTGGTTAAGAGGCTGGGCTGGCATGTAGGGAAGGAGATTTTCATGATATCTGGTGATACTAGTGCAGACGACAGAGAAGTGGCGATGGATCAGTTTAACAACTCTGCCGATGCAAAAGTTTTGTTTGGTTCCATCAAGGCCTGTGGAGAGGGAATCTCCCTTGTTGGTGCATCTCGAGTCATCATTCTAGATGTTCATTTGAACCCATCTGTCACCCGTCAAGCAATTGGACGTGCATTCAGGCCCGGACAGCAGAAGAAAGTGTTTGTGTACAGGCTTGTTGCTGCTGATTCTCCAGAGGTGAAGTTCCATGAAACTGCATTCAAGAAAGAAGTTATCCCAAAGCTATGGTTTGAATGGAGTGAGCTCTGCACTACTGAAGACTTCAAACTGAATCAAGTTGATATTGATGACTCTGAAGATGAACTTTTGGAGGCTAATGCTATCCGCCAGGATATCAAGGCTTTGTATAGAAG GTAA